CTGTACTggaacctcttcttcctgcccGTCTACTTCCAGGCTGTGCTTGGCGCGTCGGCGGCCCAGGCGGGCGTCGATATCCTTCCGgccatcctcacctccctgCCCTTCTCTATCATCTCGGTCCTGATGCTAGTACGCTGGGGCCAGTACAAGCCTCTGCATATTTTTGGCTTTGCCGTCTCCGTGATTGGCAACGGTCTCTTCACCCTCCTAGACCGCGAAACCACGACGGCAGAGTGGGCCATTTTCCAAATCATCAAGGCCATTGGCTCCGGCTTCGtgctcaacaccctcctgCCCGCCGTCCAGGCGCAGACGCTCGAGCGCCACCAGGCCTCGACGACCTCGGCCTTTGCCTTTGTCCGCTCCTTTGGCAGCATCTGGGGCGTCGccatccccgccgccatcttcaacaatCGCTTCTCCCAGCTGGCCTGGCGCATCGAGGACCCGGCTGCACGCGACCTGTTCCAGGGCGGCAACCGGGCCTACGAGAACGCCTACGTCTCCTTCATCGGATCTTTTCCCAAGCCGACGCAGGACCAGATTGTTGGCGTCTATCAGGACGCGCTCAAGCTGCTGTGGCAGATCGCTATCGCGTTTGCGGCCGTCAACTTCCttattgttttgtttgaggaGCGGGTGCCGCTGAGGACTAAGCTTGAGACTGAGTAcgggctggaggaggagaaaaagaaggagagtcagaaggaggccgagggggtTGCAGCTGTTGATgtggagaaggaagccgCGGATAACGTTGTGGCAAACGAGCTTAAGACTGGCGATGTCGCCTGACCATGAGATGAACCTGGATTCTTTTGCAGATTTGAAAATACAAAGTGTTAGTGATCATTACTGGCGTCATTTTAACGTGTCCCATCATGGTTGTACATGTCACCAATGTAGGAAGTTCAAATTCCGAGGCAATGGTTGTACTAAGACTGGGAAATTCGATATTTGGGAGAGAAGGTGCAAAAAGATTCCCCAACAAGTTCAGAATGAGCGAAATCATGGATATTGAATATTGAGAATTTGAATGTATGATAAAGTTCACCCCAATATACGAGGCAGAAGATATTTAAAGACTGCTTGTTCTGTGAGATGAGACGTAAAAATACAACGGAGGTATTGACTGTTGCAAAGCACGATACCCAGTACAGCAACTTTCcgtttttcctttctttttttctcccatCTTTGCCCTCGATGAAAGGTAACGTACCTAGACTCGGGAGAGCACCAAGTTATTACAGCAACGACTTTACATATTGCACAAGGAAATTGCGACATTGTGTAAACACTTCGTTCATTTCACAGCCTAGACCTAATCATAATCTATCACGAACTCTTCGCAAAGGGCGACTGCTTCTCGTCTCGCCATCTCAAACCCAGCCCATGCCTCACAAACCCAACAAGTCTCAAGAATCCTGCGGGATCCTAACCACTAGCTTCTCCCCACTAACCTTGGCCCCACGGAGCATGTCCAGCCCCTTGAgaatcccatcccatccgccCTTGAGCTCCCTAACCGGATGCGGCACGACACGCCCATCATCAATAAGCGCCTGcatctccgccgccgcctcgacCCCCAGCTTGTAAGACTCGACGCGAGCAGGCCGCGTGTACGTCGACCCAGCGCCATAATCAACCGAGTACCCCGTCGTCTCAAAAGCCATAACAACACCCACCTTGACCGCCTTACGCCCCCCCGGCCAAGACGCGTCCAGCGCCTCGAGGCAGACATAGCGGCCGCCTCGGCGCGCAATAGCCCCCATGCACGCGGCGTAGGACTCGGCGTTGGTAATACAATCAAGCGCGTGGCGTATCTGGATACCGTTTCCAGTAGCCTGGCGTGCGTCCTCGACAACCGAAGCAGATAAGTACGATGCGGTGCCGGCGGCGCCGTATCGTCTAGCCAGCGATGCGGATGCGGGCGacgtgatggcgatgggccTGTACCCGGACGCCTTGAGCAGCTGCGAAGCCATCGTCCCCGACGCGGTGGCCCCTCCGTACACAAGCACGGGCTCTGACTCGACCCCGGTGACGGGTCGTGATGGTCTACCCTTCAGCGCTAGCATATCCTCGCCCCACAGCGCGAGCGCCGCCGTCGTCCAACCTATGCCGCCTAGGACCGCGGCTTGCGCGTCGGTCCAGCTTGCTGGGACCCGCAGGGCTAGGCGCGCGTCCACGGTCGCGAACTGTGCGAAGGCACCGTCGAGCGGCCGTGCCGGGTTGTACGCGAAGAGGGACCCGCACACGCGGTCACCCTCTCGGTAGCTGTGGGAGTCATCGGCTGGTGACGTAGCGATCACGATGCCGCAGTAGTCGCATCCCGCTGTGGCGCCGGGGTCCGGCATGTATGTCGGCATCTTGAAGTCGTTTGGGTTCAGGGCCGTTGTGAGGACGCGGATTAGGACGTGGCCTGCCGGCGGAGGTATGGTTGGCATGGGCACGGTGTTGGATACCGCTAGGGGCAGAGCCGCCGGCTTGGTGCTATCGATTTGGATGATGGCTGTTTGGGTGGCATGGCTGGCatctgccgccgccgccgctgggTTGGCACTCGACGTTGTCATCTTTTTTTCCAGTCATACAAGTGATAACCGGTGGAAGCTTGAGAAGTGCTGGAATGGGTCTCGGAGATGGACTTGTTCAGTCTGTGTAGTGTCTGGACAGCATTTGGGTCAATTTTTTGTTCTTTCTTCGACCACCATTTCCAAGTCAGTGGTATGTGTACATCGCAGAATTATTTTCCCAATGTACCTGAAGGCTCTGAAGCCTCGCCAGGGTGTCATTACCGGCTCCGCCTTCCTCCGACTCTTCGCCCCTTGCCATCCATGGACGTCAATGTGCCGCTCCGAGATGGTGGTCAACTGGAATCCTCCTTTGATGCATCCTTatgcccctcctccgacgGCAGCCGAGAGTCAAGAGAAACGGTTGCCGTCTGGCCTTGCTCACTGAGGAGGTCAGTAGGTCCCATGCATCTATCGGAGGGTCCGTCCTTGCCGGGTGGACATCTATGTTCGGAGGGTTTTCTCCGTATTTAAGAAGTCGGCCAGGTCCCCGACCCTACCAACGATGCCGAATTAGACTATACCCAATTGAGCAGGCATTACAGAGATACGAAGTCTTTTTGTCATGATACAATTGGACCAATCATATAGCAGGGTTTTGCAGATTCTAGCGTTGTGATTGAACAGTTTCGTAGAAATCTCCGAGCCCAGACTAGGGCTCGTTTGGAGCTCAAGGTGATCGCCGCTTAGATGAGCAAGCAGTGCAATCAACTGGGTCGAACAAAAGCGTGTGCAGATCTGTTAGCGCTCTGGCAAGTTTCTACACACCACATTTTTCAACCCAGTCGCCAATGCATCCAGAACGGCATTGGACACACACAATGAGGATCCCACAGAGCTGATCAATTACACTATTAAGTTATGCGTGATAGGTATGTGAGATCCGAACCTGACAAAGCCTCACCGGATGACTTGCATTGTAACGCTGCATGAAACACTGAGAAGAGAAGCGATCGGCGCTCAATCCCGCCATACCCATTGGCTGAACCTCCAAGCTTTTAACGAATGCTATACTGGGGTACAAGGTACCTTGCGCTATGAGGCCCACTAGCTGAGAACGGCGCCCGAGAATGCGAGACAATGCGCTAATCTTCCATAAGCTGCCTTCAATCAACTGCACTGTTCTTTTTCTCTACATCGCTTAGCACCCGGTCATCAGACGGTGGCCCCGTGTCAACGACTCGTTCACATTACTACGCTGTCTCCGATTCACACCTCTCCGAATAAATTGTATCTTTTGCAAACAAACCATTTCACATGCAACATGCATTTACCGAAGCCGTGTGCAAGTCTCAAGACAATAGTTGTTCACAGCGGTAAAGGTACTTTAATGTCCAGTCTTCCATACCTAGGCTACCTTAGTCATTACATATTACTCGGACAAGCGGACACGTGTGAGATCAATGCTTCATTCCAGCTATGGTAGGATATTCTACCTTTGGAAAAACTATCCGAATCCTCCGATAGCCGCTTAATCTAATATCGGAAATCTCGGAATGCATCCACAACGTTGCCAGCCCCGGATCTCGGTCACAGGCTCACACCTCGACAAGCTTCTCCTcattctccctcccaccctcggcagcagccgcctTAGCCACGTCCGACAGCTTGTACCGGATCCTGGGATGCGGGCGGACCCAGGTAGCGTACAGGCGGAGGTCTCGCTCCCAGTGGAACTCGTGGGGGTTCACGACCTCCCAGTCGAGCTTCCAGGCCATCTTGGCGAACAGAATGCGGGCCTGGCGGTAGCCCATGTTCTGGCCGATGCAGCTGCGGGTGCCCGCACTGAAGGGCCGGAAGCACTCGCGCACGTCCTTGGCGAAGGCCGGGTCGTAGTCCGAGTGTGTGGCGGGCAGCCAGCGCTCCGGGCAGAAGTCGTGCGGCTTGTGCCAGTAGCGTTCGCTGTGGAAGGCGGCGAAGATGGACGTCTGCACGCCGCACCCCTTGGGGATGTAGTGCCCGTCCACGGTGGCGCCGGGGCTGACGCGCGGCTGCCCAAAGGACCCGTTGGTGTGCAGGCGCAGCGACTCGTCGATGACGCCGCTCAGCCACGGCAGGTGGGTGAGCTCTTCGTCCTCGATGTCTTCGTATCTCTTGAATTTGCCCCTGATCTCGGCCGCGAACTTTCTGAACTTGTCGGGGTGCTGTGCGAGGAACAGGATGGCAGACCAGAACAGGTTCGTGTCTGGGTCCAGCCCGCCGATGAAGATGTGATTGGCCTGCGCCAGAATCCAGtccatgttggtgttgggcaTGGACTTGCCCTCCTGGATGAACGAGGTAAAATAGTCGCGCTGCTTGAAATCCTTGGCATTCTCCACGCGGTTGGCCACGATTTTCTTGTGCTTGCGAAGGAGCTTGACCAAGCTGCGCGGCAGAATGAGATAGACGAGTGGGTGGACGAAGGGCCCCAGGCGCTTGAAGGCCTGGTCCATTGTGACCCAGACGGTGACGGCGTTGAACCATCTAAGCAGGTCCGCGTCTTTCTCGTTCTCGATGTTCCCAAAGTCGTAGCCGTAGCCCAGGCTCCCGGCCAGGTCGCAGGCGATCCAGTCGCTCCACTAAACACCATTCAGTTGCGCTGCGTGGAGAGAGAGTAAAAATTGATTGTTGAAGAGATGAAAACAACTCACGATGGTCAAGTCCATGCCCTCGGGCGTGTCGCCCTTCTGCgccatcttgttgatggcTTTATCGACCACCCCGTGCAGCACGGGATCCTGCTCTTTGAGGGCGCGTGGACTGAAAGCCGGAGCCATCCACTTGCGAATGGTGCGGTGCTTCTCGGGATCCGACTCGGCAGCGAGTCCGGTGTGTGGCCCTATTTTAAAGTAAAAGCTGGATTTTCTAAACGCGGGCTTTCCCTTGGTGCCGCTTAGAAGGATATCTAGGTGAAAGATAAGTACTCGTTAGGACTGGTGGGCCCAAGGATGGGAGACTGAGGAATGACTGACCATTCTGGGCCTGGACGGTGAAGAAGACAATCTCGTTTGGCGCGATGCGTACGACGTCGCCTGTGGGATTATCTGCGTGTTAACGACAAGGTAATGAAGGAGCGAAGAGGATTGTGGGCAACTGCTGACCGTATTTCTTCAAGGCAGCTTCAATGGACCATGGGTAACGTCCCTTGAACCACTGATACATGTACCAAGTGTTGCTGAGTGCCGCCCATTTAGGGCCTGGGTACTTGGCATAGGGGTggaagttgaggaggtagATGGCGCGCACGATATGGTAGACAAGGTACTAGGTCGATGCAAGAGCGGCTGTTAGTTCTCCTTGGGGTTATTTGGACCCAACTTGAAGGAATGTACAAAAAACATACAAGCCCCGCGGAAAACTTGAGCCAACTAGTCAGGGAAACCTGCCCCAGGGCTTCCTTAAAGTCGGCGACAGAATTCATGGTTGTCATTGACGATGGCGAACCGACAAACGGCAGATTGACCCGCCAAGTTTCAGACATTGTTGAGAGTTCGTGGCAGTCCTCTTTTTGTCGTTGGAAATTTGAACTGTCTGGGCGTCAGATGAGGACGCCGATTGAACCACCTTATGCTTGATGACGGCCTGCCACGCAGCTATCCTTTAGACAGAACCGCAAGAAAGCGACACTGCGACCCACGGAGCCGTTTACCGTTGGTTCATGATAGCTGCAGGGTCGGAGCGACCAGTCTTTGCGCAGCTTGAGGCGAGTGGCGAGTAACAAGGCAGTCCCAAACACAAAGAGGGCCGGGACGATCCTTCAAGTGTGCATAAACCCTCCGACACAAATGTAACAGCTCCAGTGAGGAGATCGGGacgtcggcggcggcttATTCTTTGCTCCGAATTCGGTCTTCGGAATACTATACCAAGTCAACTACACGCTGGCTCCGGGACtccacccacctcttcctcggacCCGGATCATCGAGGGCAGAGTTACATGCGGATAGTTCAGAACAAGGAGCGTGCAGCGGTGGCAAGTGGTGGTTTACCGGGGGCCGCCACTGCACCGGCTAACATGGCGGAAAAACGAGCTTCCGTGAAGAACCTCAATGGCAGCAAGGTGAGATATAGGTCGTGTAGAATGCTCCCCGACTGTCGGGAGAGAGCCTCAGAGTACTTTCGACAGTGACATCTGAGATTTTAGCTGAGCATGTTACATGTACCCAAAGAGCGAAATACCGCACCGCCACAACAAGCCCTTGACTTGAACTTGCGGTACTCGCCTAGACGGCACAGCCTTTTTGTGTCGCGTCCTGTCTGTTGATCAGTCCCAGAAACCAAGAACCAAAATGTCTTCGGCCAAGTCGACCAACGAGCCCATCGCGGTGATCGGCTCCGCTTGTCGCTTCGCGGGCGGTTCCAGCAGCCCCTCTAAGCTATGGGACCTCCTCAAAGAGCCCCGTGACGTGCTGAGAGATATCCCAGACAGCCGCTTCAGCGCTGAGGGCTTCTACCACCCTGACGGCTCGTACCACGGCCGCTCCAACGTCAAGGCCTCGTATctcatcgaggaggatgtgcgGACCTTTGACGCCCAGTTCTTTGGCATCAAGCCTGTCGAGGCCGGCGCTATCGACCCACAGCAGCGCCTGTTACTAGAGACGGTGTACGAGGCGCTCGAGTCGGCGGGGCAGTCAATCCAGAGCCTCCGCGGCAGCGACACGGGCGTGTACGCGGGCCAGATGTGCAGCGACTTTGAGTTCCTAGCATACCGCGACCTCGATGAGCTGCCCACGTACCGTAAGTGGAAAAAATGATTATCCAGTGTCCAGACCAAGGAAATGCTGACTCTGGCATGACAATTTAGATGCCACCGGCACAGG
The sequence above is a segment of the Podospora pseudoanserina strain CBS 124.78 chromosome 5, whole genome shotgun sequence genome. Coding sequences within it:
- a CDS encoding putative secondary metabolism biosynthetic enzyme (EggNog:ENOG503P04A; SMCOG1028:crotonyl-CoA reductase / alcohol dehydrogenase; antiSMASH:Cluster_4; COG:C), which gives rise to MARGEESEEGGADTTQTEQVHLRDPFQHFSSFHRLSLMTTSSANPAAAAADASHATQTAIIQIDSTKPAALPLAVSNTVPMPTIPPPAGHVLIRVLTTALNPNDFKMPTYMPDPGATAGCDYCGIVIATSPADDSHSYREGDRVCGSLFAYNPARPLDGAFAQFATVDARLALRVPASWTDAQAAVLGGIGWTTAALALWGEDMLALKGRPSRPVTGVESEPVLVYGGATASGTMASQLLKASGYRPIAITSPASASLARRYGAAGTASYLSASVVEDARQATGNGIQIRHALDCITNAESYAACMGAIARRGGRYVCLEALDASWPGGRKAVKVGVVMAFETTGYSVDYGAGSTYTRPARVESYKLGVEAAAEMQALIDDGRVVPHPVRELKGGWDGILKGLDMLRGAKVSGEKLVVRIPQDS
- a CDS encoding hypothetical protein (antiSMASH:Cluster_4; EggNog:ENOG503P190; SMCOG1034:cytochrome P450; COG:Q) — protein: MSETWRVNLPFVGSPSSMTTMNSVADFKEALGQVSLTSWLKFSAGLYLVYHIVRAIYLLNFHPYAKYPGPKWAALSNTWYMYQWFKGRYPWSIEAALKKYGDVVRIAPNEIVFFTVQAQNDILLSGTKGKPAFRKSSFYFKIGPHTGLAAESDPEKHRTIRKWMAPAFSPRALKEQDPVLHGVVDKAINKMAQKGDTPEGMDLTIWSDWIACDLAGSLGYGYDFGNIENEKDADLLRWFNAVTVWVTMDQAFKRLGPFVHPLVYLILPRSLVKLLRKHKKIVANRVENAKDFKQRDYFTSFIQEGKSMPNTNMDWILAQANHIFIGGLDPDTNLFWSAILFLAQHPDKFRKFAAEIRGKFKRYEDIEDEELTHLPWLSGVIDESLRLHTNGSFGQPRVSPGATVDGHYIPKGCGVQTSIFAAFHSERYWHKPHDFCPERWLPATHSDYDPAFAKDVRECFRPFSAGTRSCIGQNMGYRQARILFAKMAWKLDWEVVNPHEFHWERDLRLYATWVRPHPRIRYKLSDVAKAAAAEGGRENEEKLVEV